The Falco naumanni isolate bFalNau1 chromosome 14, bFalNau1.pat, whole genome shotgun sequence genome includes a window with the following:
- the LOC121097496 gene encoding G-protein coupled receptor 12-like: MLHGPAAMGEPWQPQPQQQQRLPGLGNGSEPSAWPSAAGGPGTAAPGGGGGAGGTVSPWDIALCATGTAVAGENALVLAVLFYTPSLRAPMFLLIGSLALADLLAGLGLVANFAVRYLLRPPSEAAELGAAGLLLAAFSASVCSLLAITVDRYLSLYNALTYHSERTLGFTCAMVLLMWLLCLGVGLLPLLGWNCLRDQSACSILRPVTKDNAAVLAVTFLLLFALMMQLYLQICKIAFRHAQQIAVQHQFIATAQATSTRKGLSTLSLILGTFALCWIPFAIYSLVADSSYPVVYTYSLALPATCNSLINPIIYAFRNPDIQKSLWLACCGCIPSTLSSRPRTSSDV, translated from the coding sequence ATGCTGCACGGCCCCGCCGCCATGGGGGAGCCGTGGCAGCcgcagccgcagcagcagcagcggctccCGGGGCTCGGCAACGGCTCGGAGCCCAGCGCCTGGCCctcggcggcgggcggcccgggcacggcggcgccgggcggcggcggcggggccggggggacCGTCAGCCCCTGGGACATCGCGCTGTGCGCCACGGGGACGGCGGTGGCGGGGGAGAACGCGCTGGTGCTGGCCGTGCTGTTCTACACGCCGAGCCTGCGGGCGCCCATGTTCCTGCTGATCggcagcctggccctggccgacctgctggcggggctggggctggtggccaaCTTCGCCGTGCGGTACCTGCTGCGGCCGCCCAGCGAGGCTGCGGagctgggggcggcggggctgctgctggccgccttcTCCGCCTCCGtctgcagcctgctggccaTCACCGTGGACCGCTACCTGTCGCTGTACAACGCGCTCACCTACCACAGCGAGCGCACGCTGGGCTTTACCTGCGCCATGGTGCTGCTGATgtggctgctgtgcctgggcgtggggctgctgcccctcctGGGCTGGAACTGCCTGCGGGACCAGAGCGCCTGCAGCATCCTGCGGCCCGTCACCAAGGACAACGCGGCGGTGCTGGCCGTCACCTTCCTGCTCCTCTTCGCCCTCATGATGCAGCTCTACCTGCAGATCTGCAAGATCGCCTTCCGGCACGCCCAGCAGATCGCCGTGCAGCACCAGTTCATCGCCACGGCGCAGGCCACCTCCACCCGCAAAGGGCTCTCCACCCTCTCGCTCATCCTCGGCACCTTCGCCCTGTGCTGGATCCCCTTCGCCATCTACTCGCTGGTGGCCGATTCCAGCTACCCCGTGGTCTACACCTACTCCCTGGCGCTGCCCGCCACCTGCAACTCCCTCATCAACCCCATCATCTACGCCTTCAGAAACCCAGACATCCAGAAGTCGCTCTGGCTGGCCTGCTGCGGGTGCATCCCTTCCACGCTCTCCTCCAGACCAAGGACATCCAGCGACGTGTGA
- the LOC121097614 gene encoding wiskott-Aldrich syndrome protein family member 3-like isoform X2: MPLVKRNIEPRHLCRGALPEGVTSELECVTNSTLAAIIKQLGSLSRHAEDIFGELFNEANSFYMRMNSLQERVDLLVIKVTQLDSTVEEVSLQDINMRKAFKSSTVQNQQVVSRNSIPNPVMEMYQRCDKPPPLNILTPYRDDKKDGLKFYTDPSYFFNLWKEKMLQATEDKRKEKRRQKEQRLVEDSTREVKKVRKARNRRLEWNMMAYDKEFRPDNRSYASDAADHSYPASPNHPAQLLAPASHLAPAEHKEGVLAAAPPQEHVYRPAAGSRQNSLNRLQQPHVPQPPEAILNGPRPHLVKDYGPQPVPMAEYFVPPAPPPPPPVIPSAQTAFDSPISAPPALAPGSAAPTSYAPSPPPAPPGPYSASPPQAGPMGPPVAPPPPPPGPPAVAASPAHSASPPAPAVEPRKAQIPLMPMSDARSDLLAAIRRGIQLRKVQEQWEQEAKKEPVGNDVATILSRRIAVEYSESDDDSELDDNEWSD; encoded by the exons ATGCCGCTGGTGAAGAGGAATATCGAGCCCCGGCATCTATGCCGGGGGGCTCTTCCCGAGGGGGTAACAAGTGAGCTGGAGTGTGTCACCAACAGCACACTGGCTGCCATCATcaagcagctgggcagcctcA GCAGGCACGCCGAGGACATCTTCGGCGAGCTGTTCAACGAAGCCAACAGCTTCTACATGCGGATGAACTCACTGCAGGAGAGAGTGGACCTGCTGGTCATCAAGGTGACACAGCTGGACTCCACCGTGGAGGaag TTTCACTGCAGGACATCAACATGCGGAAAGCCTTCAAGAGCTCCACGGTGCAGAACCAGCAGGTGGTGTCTCGCAACTCCATCCCCAATCCCGTGATGGAGATGTACCAGCGCTGCGACAAGCCCCCACCGCTCAACATCCTCACGCCCTACAG GGATGACAAAAAGGATGGCCTCAAATTCTACACTGACCCCTCCTACTTCTTCAACTtatggaaggagaaaatgttGCAGGCGACGGAAGataagagaaaggagaagcGCAGGCAGAAG GAGCAGCGGCTGGTGGAGGACTCCACCCGGGAGGTGAAGAAAGTGAGGAAAGCCCGCAACCGGCGCCTGGAGTGGAACATGATGGCGTATGATAAAGAGTTCCGACCCGATAACAG ATCTTACGCGTCGGATGCAGCCGACCACTCGTACCCGGCGAGCCCCAACCACCCCGCACAGCTGCTGGCCCCAGCATCCCACCTGGCCCCAGCGGAGCACAAGGAGGGGGTGCTGgcggctgcccccccccaggaGCACGTCTATCGCCCAGCAGCGGGCAGCCGGCAGAACAGCCTCAACCGCCTCCAGCAGCCCCACGTGCCGCAGCCCCCAGAGGCTATCCTCAATGGGCCGAGACCTCACTTAGTCAAGGATTACGG CCCGCAGCCGGTGCCGATGGCAGAGTACTTTGTGCCGCCCGCTCCACCACCCCCGCCGCCCGTCATCCCCTCCGCCCAGACCGCCTTCGACAGCCCCATCtcggctccccctgccctggcccccgGCTCGGCTGCCCCCACCTCCTACGCACCCTCACCGCCCCCGGCACCCCCTGGCCCCTACTCTGCCTCTCCGCCGCAGGCCGGCCCCATGGGACCCCCAGTggccccaccaccaccaccaccgggGCCCCCCGCCGTTGCTGCCTCTCCGGCGCACTCGGCATCACCCCCAGCACCTGCCGTGGAGCCCCGGAAGGCGCAGATCCCACTGATGCCCATGAGCGATGCCCGGAGCGACCTGCTGGCAGCCATCCGCAGGG GAATTCAACTCCGGAAAGTCCAGGAGCAATGGGAACAAGAGGCCAAAAAAGAACCCGTGGGCAATGACGTGGCGACGATCCTGTCCCGCCGGATCGCAGTGGAGTACAGCGAGTCCGACGACGACTCCGAGCTGGATGATAACGAGTGGTCAGACTGA
- the LOC121097614 gene encoding wiskott-Aldrich syndrome protein family member 3-like isoform X1, with translation MPLVKRNIEPRHLCRGALPEGVTSELECVTNSTLAAIIKQLGSLSRHAEDIFGELFNEANSFYMRMNSLQERVDLLVIKVTQLDSTVEEVSLQDINMRKAFKSSTVQNQQVVSRNSIPNPVMEMYQRCDKPPPLNILTPYRDDKKDGLKFYTDPSYFFNLWKEKMLQATEDKRKEKRRQKEQRLVEDSTREVKKVRKARNRRLEWNMMAYDKEFRPDNRFSPSPYHMASSEGSLSPDNRSYASDAADHSYPASPNHPAQLLAPASHLAPAEHKEGVLAAAPPQEHVYRPAAGSRQNSLNRLQQPHVPQPPEAILNGPRPHLVKDYGPQPVPMAEYFVPPAPPPPPPVIPSAQTAFDSPISAPPALAPGSAAPTSYAPSPPPAPPGPYSASPPQAGPMGPPVAPPPPPPGPPAVAASPAHSASPPAPAVEPRKAQIPLMPMSDARSDLLAAIRRGIQLRKVQEQWEQEAKKEPVGNDVATILSRRIAVEYSESDDDSELDDNEWSD, from the exons ATGCCGCTGGTGAAGAGGAATATCGAGCCCCGGCATCTATGCCGGGGGGCTCTTCCCGAGGGGGTAACAAGTGAGCTGGAGTGTGTCACCAACAGCACACTGGCTGCCATCATcaagcagctgggcagcctcA GCAGGCACGCCGAGGACATCTTCGGCGAGCTGTTCAACGAAGCCAACAGCTTCTACATGCGGATGAACTCACTGCAGGAGAGAGTGGACCTGCTGGTCATCAAGGTGACACAGCTGGACTCCACCGTGGAGGaag TTTCACTGCAGGACATCAACATGCGGAAAGCCTTCAAGAGCTCCACGGTGCAGAACCAGCAGGTGGTGTCTCGCAACTCCATCCCCAATCCCGTGATGGAGATGTACCAGCGCTGCGACAAGCCCCCACCGCTCAACATCCTCACGCCCTACAG GGATGACAAAAAGGATGGCCTCAAATTCTACACTGACCCCTCCTACTTCTTCAACTtatggaaggagaaaatgttGCAGGCGACGGAAGataagagaaaggagaagcGCAGGCAGAAG GAGCAGCGGCTGGTGGAGGACTCCACCCGGGAGGTGAAGAAAGTGAGGAAAGCCCGCAACCGGCGCCTGGAGTGGAACATGATGGCGTATGATAAAGAGTTCCGACCCGATAACAGGTTCTCACCATCCCCCTATCACATGGCGTCATCGGAAGGATCACTGTCCCCAGATAATAG ATCTTACGCGTCGGATGCAGCCGACCACTCGTACCCGGCGAGCCCCAACCACCCCGCACAGCTGCTGGCCCCAGCATCCCACCTGGCCCCAGCGGAGCACAAGGAGGGGGTGCTGgcggctgcccccccccaggaGCACGTCTATCGCCCAGCAGCGGGCAGCCGGCAGAACAGCCTCAACCGCCTCCAGCAGCCCCACGTGCCGCAGCCCCCAGAGGCTATCCTCAATGGGCCGAGACCTCACTTAGTCAAGGATTACGG CCCGCAGCCGGTGCCGATGGCAGAGTACTTTGTGCCGCCCGCTCCACCACCCCCGCCGCCCGTCATCCCCTCCGCCCAGACCGCCTTCGACAGCCCCATCtcggctccccctgccctggcccccgGCTCGGCTGCCCCCACCTCCTACGCACCCTCACCGCCCCCGGCACCCCCTGGCCCCTACTCTGCCTCTCCGCCGCAGGCCGGCCCCATGGGACCCCCAGTggccccaccaccaccaccaccgggGCCCCCCGCCGTTGCTGCCTCTCCGGCGCACTCGGCATCACCCCCAGCACCTGCCGTGGAGCCCCGGAAGGCGCAGATCCCACTGATGCCCATGAGCGATGCCCGGAGCGACCTGCTGGCAGCCATCCGCAGGG GAATTCAACTCCGGAAAGTCCAGGAGCAATGGGAACAAGAGGCCAAAAAAGAACCCGTGGGCAATGACGTGGCGACGATCCTGTCCCGCCGGATCGCAGTGGAGTACAGCGAGTCCGACGACGACTCCGAGCTGGATGATAACGAGTGGTCAGACTGA